The following coding sequences are from one Pseudonocardia sp. EC080619-01 window:
- a CDS encoding FtsW/RodA/SpoVE family cell cycle protein, with protein sequence MTAGNGAPEPTTGTGRGIELVMLGLAAVLTTGALVLVEANQEQSLTTDLLLVGLAYLVLFAGAHLAVRWLAPYADPLILPSVALLNGIGLVMIHRLDLARAARAELLGREVPSGLITAQITWTVAGLALFALVLYFLRDHRALARYGYTAGFLGLVLLALPAVLPSSISEVNGAKLWIRIPGGPGIQPGEFAKILLIVFFSAYLVQKRNLLSTAGRRFLGMELPRARDLAPLLAAWGLSIGIMVFSRDLGSSLLIFGLVLVLLYTATERISWMVIGLTAFAVGASIAYQLFGHVRVRVQIWLDPFEDYDGGGFQLAQALFGLGTGGVGGTGLGAGRPDLVPFAESDFIFSSLGEELGLIGLAAILVVYLVLITRGLRSALAVRDSYGKLLATGLAFSVALQIFVVIGGVTKLIPLTGLTLPFLSYGGSSLLANYVLVALLLRISHVARAPLPKRPAQQRAPIAEASTELVQRPQSSRPSTTPTPASQERSDP encoded by the coding sequence ATGACGGCGGGCAACGGCGCGCCGGAGCCGACGACCGGCACCGGCCGCGGGATCGAGTTGGTCATGCTCGGCCTGGCGGCGGTGCTGACGACCGGTGCACTCGTCCTGGTCGAGGCGAACCAGGAGCAGTCGCTCACCACGGACCTGCTCCTGGTCGGGCTGGCCTACCTGGTGCTGTTCGCCGGCGCGCACCTCGCGGTGCGGTGGCTGGCGCCCTACGCCGACCCGCTGATCCTCCCGTCGGTGGCGCTGCTCAACGGCATCGGCCTGGTCATGATCCACCGGCTGGACCTGGCCAGGGCGGCACGCGCGGAGCTGCTCGGCCGGGAGGTCCCGAGCGGGCTCATCACGGCCCAGATCACCTGGACGGTGGCCGGGCTCGCGCTGTTCGCGCTGGTCCTGTACTTCCTGCGCGACCACCGCGCCCTCGCCCGCTACGGCTACACGGCCGGCTTCCTCGGGCTGGTGCTGCTCGCGCTGCCCGCCGTGCTGCCGTCGTCGATCTCCGAGGTCAACGGCGCGAAGCTGTGGATCCGGATCCCCGGCGGCCCGGGCATCCAGCCCGGCGAGTTCGCCAAGATCCTGCTGATCGTGTTCTTCTCGGCCTACCTGGTCCAGAAGCGCAACCTGCTCTCCACGGCCGGCCGCCGGTTCCTCGGCATGGAGCTGCCGCGCGCCCGCGACCTGGCGCCGCTGCTCGCCGCCTGGGGCCTGTCGATCGGCATCATGGTCTTCTCCCGCGACCTCGGCAGCTCGCTGCTGATCTTCGGGCTGGTCCTGGTCCTGCTCTACACGGCCACCGAGCGGATCTCCTGGATGGTGATCGGGCTGACGGCCTTCGCCGTCGGCGCGTCGATCGCCTACCAGCTGTTCGGGCACGTGCGGGTCCGCGTGCAGATCTGGCTGGACCCGTTCGAGGACTACGACGGCGGCGGCTTCCAGCTCGCCCAGGCACTGTTCGGGCTGGGCACCGGCGGGGTCGGCGGGACCGGCCTGGGTGCCGGCCGGCCGGACCTCGTGCCCTTCGCCGAGTCCGACTTCATCTTCTCCTCGCTCGGCGAGGAGCTCGGCCTGATCGGGCTGGCGGCGATCCTGGTCGTCTACCTGGTCCTGATCACCCGCGGGCTCCGCTCGGCGCTGGCCGTGCGCGACTCCTACGGCAAGCTGCTGGCGACCGGGCTGGCGTTCTCGGTGGCGCTGCAGATCTTCGTCGTCATCGGCGGGGTGACCAAGCTGATCCCGCTGACCGGTCTGACGCTGCCGTTCCTGTCCTACGGTGGGTCGTCGCTGCTGGCGAACTACGTGCTCGTCGCACTCCTGCTGCGGATCTCGCACGTGGCACGGGCGCCGCTGCCGAAGCGGCCCGCCCAGCAACGGGCGCCGATCGCGGAGGCGAGCACCGAGCTCGTCCAGCGCCCGCAGAGCTCCCGCCCGTCGACCACACCCACGCCCGCGTCCCAGGAGAGGAGCGACCCGTGA
- a CDS encoding penicillin-binding protein 2 — MNRPVRRVALAVMVMIVALLANITYVQVVVAGQYRDDPRNQRSQIDEYSRQRGQITAGGQVLAQSVDSDGRLRYARQYPEGPAFAPITGFLSTVYGKGALERSTDDVLNGTDDRLFVRRLSDLITGRDPAGGNVVTTVDPDVQRVAYDGLQSRGYTGAVVALEPQTGNILAMASTPSYDPNRLAAPDAAEQQAAWREYNNAELNPLTNRAINEIEPPGSTFKLVTTAAALQNGYTPESRLTAARNIQLADSTTTLENYNGSQCGGGDTASLREALARSCNTAFAQLGQELGADKLRAQAEAFGIGRSDLQIPMPVTASQVGPMSDVPSTQQSAIGQRDVRLTPMQLAMIGGSIANGGQTMAPHLIKEIQGATLDVVDTTEPDRMARSMPGDVARTLTDLMIGSEDRTQGGGKITGVQIASKTGTAEHGTDPKNTPPHAWYVAFAPADNPRVAVAVLVESGGDRGAEATGGSVAAPIGRAVIAETLRDAQ, encoded by the coding sequence GTGAACCGCCCGGTACGCCGCGTCGCCCTCGCCGTGATGGTCATGATCGTGGCGCTGCTCGCGAACATCACCTACGTGCAGGTCGTCGTGGCCGGCCAGTACCGCGACGACCCGCGCAACCAGCGCTCGCAGATCGACGAGTACTCCCGCCAGCGCGGCCAGATCACCGCGGGCGGCCAGGTCCTGGCGCAGAGCGTCGACAGCGACGGCCGGCTGCGGTACGCCCGGCAGTACCCGGAGGGCCCGGCGTTCGCGCCGATCACCGGGTTCCTCTCCACCGTCTACGGCAAGGGCGCCCTCGAGCGGTCCACCGACGACGTGCTGAACGGCACCGACGACCGGCTGTTCGTCCGCCGGCTGTCCGACCTGATCACCGGCCGGGACCCGGCGGGCGGGAACGTCGTGACCACGGTCGACCCGGACGTGCAGCGGGTCGCCTACGACGGCCTGCAGTCGCGCGGCTACACCGGCGCCGTCGTCGCGCTGGAGCCGCAGACCGGCAACATCCTGGCGATGGCCTCGACGCCGTCGTACGACCCGAACCGGCTGGCCGCCCCGGACGCGGCCGAGCAGCAGGCGGCCTGGCGCGAGTACAACAACGCCGAGCTCAACCCGCTCACCAACCGCGCGATCAACGAGATCGAGCCGCCCGGGTCGACGTTCAAGCTGGTCACGACCGCGGCCGCGCTGCAGAACGGGTACACCCCGGAGAGCAGGCTCACCGCGGCCCGCAACATCCAGCTGGCCGACTCGACGACCACGCTGGAGAACTACAACGGCTCGCAGTGCGGCGGCGGCGACACCGCGTCGCTGCGCGAGGCGCTGGCCCGCTCCTGCAACACCGCGTTCGCCCAGCTGGGCCAGGAGCTCGGGGCGGACAAGCTCCGGGCGCAGGCCGAGGCGTTCGGGATCGGCCGGTCGGACCTGCAGATCCCGATGCCCGTCACCGCGTCGCAGGTCGGTCCGATGTCCGACGTGCCCTCCACCCAGCAGTCCGCGATCGGCCAGCGCGACGTGCGGCTGACCCCGATGCAGCTGGCAATGATCGGCGGCTCGATCGCCAACGGCGGCCAGACGATGGCCCCGCACCTGATCAAGGAGATCCAGGGCGCGACGCTCGACGTCGTCGACACCACCGAGCCGGACCGGATGGCCCGCTCGATGCCCGGCGACGTCGCCCGCACCCTGACCGACCTGATGATCGGCTCCGAGGACCGGACCCAGGGCGGCGGCAAGATCACCGGCGTCCAGATCGCCTCGAAGACCGGCACCGCCGAGCACGGCACCGACCCGAAGAACACCCCGCCGCACGCCTGGTACGTGGCGTTCGCCCCGGCCGACAACCCCCGGGTCGCGGTCGCGGTGCTGGTCGAGAGCGGCGGGGACCGCGGCGCCGAGGCCACCGGCGGTTCGGTCGCGGCACCGATCGGCCGCGCCGTGATCGCCGAGACCCTCCGGGACGCCCAGTGA
- the pknB gene encoding Stk1 family PASTA domain-containing Ser/Thr kinase — MTTPRLLSERYELGDPLGYGGMSEVHRGLDTRLGRDVAVKVLRADLARDPQFQLRFRREAQNSASLNHPAIVAVYDTGEIESEFGPLPYIVMEFVDGQTLREIVKTTGPLSQQRVVEVMADVCAALDFSHRHGIIHRDVKPANVMINGVGAVKVMDFGIARALGEGQNVTQTAAVIGTAQYLSPEQARGESVDARSDVYAAGCVLFELLTGEPPFTGDTPVAVAYQHVREDPRAPSELNPSVPPALDAVVLKALSKNPANRYQSAAEMRADLVRVRNGEPVHAPLVMSEYERTQMMAHDDATTAMPTRRMAGNGAGGPPTGRHVMPPDHDGYDDDSGRGRGKKIALWLVGLIVLGLLGFVGFQMFSNSSPDQVSVPDVLGQTPEQARSTISAVGLLPDQQNQPSDVAQIGKVVRTDPGGGNQVAENSRVTVFVGTGPAEVTVPSLVGSSPSDAEVQLREAGLQVGGTTEQETSDSSQIGKIIRTDPGPGQRVPGNTSVALVVGKEQTTVSVPDVTGQSAEQAANTLRGAGFTSVSTTEVDGGGSAGSVVGTDPAAGTRVQKDRAISIQVSRGNQSQIPNVVGQRVDNAVNTLREAGLSFQIQTVDVSDSSQNGIVLNQSPSGGSQASDGQSVSLTVGRASGSGNDGGDSTDETGSSGFPFN, encoded by the coding sequence ATGACGACACCGCGACTGCTCTCCGAGCGCTACGAGCTGGGCGACCCGCTCGGCTACGGCGGGATGTCCGAGGTCCACCGCGGCCTCGACACCCGGCTCGGCCGGGACGTGGCGGTCAAGGTGCTGCGCGCCGACCTGGCCCGCGACCCGCAGTTCCAGCTGCGCTTCCGCCGCGAGGCGCAGAACTCGGCGTCGCTGAACCATCCGGCGATCGTCGCCGTGTACGACACCGGCGAGATCGAGTCCGAGTTCGGGCCGCTGCCGTACATCGTCATGGAGTTCGTCGACGGCCAGACGCTGCGCGAGATCGTCAAGACGACGGGGCCGCTGTCCCAGCAGCGGGTCGTCGAGGTGATGGCCGACGTGTGCGCCGCGCTCGACTTCTCGCACCGGCACGGGATCATCCACCGCGACGTCAAGCCGGCGAACGTGATGATCAACGGCGTCGGTGCCGTCAAGGTGATGGACTTCGGCATCGCCCGTGCGCTGGGCGAGGGTCAGAACGTCACCCAGACCGCCGCCGTGATCGGCACCGCGCAGTACCTGTCCCCGGAGCAGGCCCGCGGCGAGTCCGTGGACGCCCGGTCGGACGTCTACGCGGCCGGCTGCGTGCTCTTCGAGCTGCTCACCGGCGAGCCGCCCTTCACCGGCGACACCCCGGTCGCGGTCGCCTACCAGCACGTCCGGGAGGACCCGCGCGCCCCGTCGGAGCTGAACCCGTCGGTGCCGCCCGCGCTCGACGCGGTGGTGCTCAAGGCGCTGAGCAAGAACCCGGCCAACCGCTACCAGTCGGCCGCCGAGATGCGGGCCGACCTGGTGCGGGTGCGCAACGGCGAGCCGGTGCACGCGCCGCTCGTGATGAGCGAGTACGAGCGCACCCAGATGATGGCGCACGACGACGCCACCACCGCGATGCCGACCCGCCGGATGGCCGGGAACGGGGCCGGCGGCCCACCGACCGGCCGGCACGTCATGCCCCCGGACCACGACGGGTACGACGACGACTCCGGTCGCGGCCGCGGGAAGAAGATCGCGCTCTGGCTCGTCGGGCTGATCGTGCTGGGCCTGCTCGGTTTCGTCGGGTTCCAGATGTTCTCGAACTCCTCCCCCGACCAGGTCTCGGTGCCCGACGTGCTCGGCCAGACCCCGGAACAGGCCCGCTCGACGATCTCCGCCGTCGGTCTGCTGCCGGACCAGCAGAACCAGCCGTCCGACGTCGCGCAGATCGGCAAGGTCGTCCGGACCGACCCGGGCGGTGGCAACCAGGTCGCGGAGAACAGCCGGGTGACGGTGTTCGTCGGGACCGGACCGGCCGAGGTGACGGTCCCGTCGCTGGTCGGGAGCTCGCCGTCGGACGCCGAGGTCCAGCTCCGCGAGGCCGGCCTGCAGGTCGGCGGGACGACCGAGCAGGAGACGTCGGACTCCAGCCAGATCGGGAAGATCATCCGCACCGATCCCGGCCCGGGGCAGCGGGTGCCCGGCAACACGTCGGTGGCGCTGGTCGTCGGCAAGGAGCAGACCACGGTCTCGGTGCCGGACGTGACGGGCCAGAGCGCCGAGCAGGCGGCGAACACGCTGCGCGGCGCCGGGTTCACCTCGGTGAGCACCACCGAGGTCGACGGCGGCGGCTCCGCGGGTTCCGTGGTCGGCACCGATCCCGCCGCGGGCACCCGGGTCCAGAAGGACCGGGCGATCTCGATCCAGGTCAGCCGGGGCAACCAGTCGCAGATCCCGAACGTCGTCGGCCAGCGGGTCGACAACGCGGTCAACACCCTGCGCGAGGCCGGCCTGTCGTTCCAGATCCAGACCGTCGACGTCTCCGACTCCTCGCAGAACGGCATCGTGCTGAACCAGAGCCCGTCCGGCGGGTCGCAGGCGTCCGACGGCCAGTCGGTGTCGCTGACGGTCGGCCGGGCCTCCGGCAGCGGTAACGACGGCGGGGACTCCACCGACGAGACCGGCAGCAGCGGCTTCCCCTTCAACTGA
- a CDS encoding aminodeoxychorismate/anthranilate synthase component II translates to MRVLVVDNYDSFVYNLVQYLAQLGAEPVVRRNDEVDPDELGEVGAVLVSPGPGTPERAGRSVEVIRRAAERGTPLLGVCLGHQALATAWGGIVERAPELLHGKTSQVFHDDTGVLRELPSPFTATRYHSLTIAPDGLPAELEVTGRTGTGLIMAVRHRELPIEGVQFHPESVLTEGGHRMLANWLRQAGADVSEDVVQQLSDEMAGLVAGV, encoded by the coding sequence GTGCGCGTACTCGTCGTCGACAACTACGACAGCTTCGTCTACAACCTCGTCCAGTACCTGGCCCAGCTCGGGGCCGAACCGGTCGTCCGCCGCAACGACGAGGTCGATCCCGACGAGCTCGGCGAGGTCGGTGCCGTGCTGGTCAGCCCCGGCCCCGGTACGCCGGAGCGGGCCGGGCGCAGCGTCGAGGTGATCCGCCGGGCAGCCGAGCGCGGCACGCCGCTGCTGGGTGTCTGCCTCGGCCACCAGGCGCTGGCGACGGCGTGGGGCGGGATCGTCGAGCGGGCGCCGGAGCTGCTGCACGGCAAGACCTCGCAGGTCTTCCACGACGACACCGGCGTCCTCCGCGAGCTGCCGTCGCCCTTCACCGCGACCCGCTACCACTCCCTCACGATCGCCCCCGACGGTCTCCCGGCCGAGCTGGAGGTCACCGGGCGGACCGGGACCGGCCTGATCATGGCGGTGCGGCACCGCGAGCTGCCGATCGAGGGTGTGCAGTTCCACCCCGAGTCGGTCCTGACCGAGGGCGGTCACCGCATGCTCGCGAACTGGCTCCGTCAGGCGGGCGCCGACGTCTCCGAGGACGTCGTGCAGCAGCTATCCGACGAGATGGCGGGACTCGTCGCGGGCGTCTAG
- the crgA gene encoding cell division protein CrgA, producing MPKSKVRKKAAYTPPPVNRTPQKLAGPTHPAYIAVMVAMWVLGLAWLVVNYLAGPAIPFMAALGNANFIIGFSLIVIGLLMTMRWR from the coding sequence ATGCCCAAGTCGAAGGTCCGCAAGAAGGCGGCCTACACCCCGCCGCCGGTGAACCGCACCCCGCAGAAGCTGGCCGGTCCTACGCATCCCGCGTACATCGCGGTGATGGTCGCGATGTGGGTCCTCGGGCTGGCCTGGCTGGTCGTCAACTACCTCGCGGGGCCGGCGATCCCATTCATGGCCGCACTGGGGAACGCGAACTTCATCATCGGATTCTCACTCATCGTGATCGGCCTCCTGATGACGATGCGGTGGCGTTGA
- a CDS encoding PH domain-containing protein, translated as MSTLGDQQDRHSWSTPAGAVVALWVLAAAAAAWLVALVATGADPAGQLISGLAALGLALAAASGTRARPRLEAGPDGVTIRRLTWTRHAPWSRVDDVRVLRTRRFGRESALLELDLRDVDGHERLIVLGRPELGEDPEDVAEVLQDLHPRL; from the coding sequence GTGAGCACACTGGGTGATCAACAGGACCGGCATTCCTGGTCGACGCCGGCCGGTGCCGTCGTCGCACTGTGGGTGCTGGCCGCCGCCGCGGCCGCTTGGCTCGTGGCACTGGTCGCGACCGGGGCGGACCCGGCCGGGCAGCTGATCTCCGGGCTCGCCGCCCTCGGTCTGGCCCTGGCGGCGGCGTCCGGGACCCGGGCCCGCCCGCGGCTCGAGGCCGGACCGGACGGAGTGACGATCCGCCGTCTGACCTGGACCCGGCACGCGCCCTGGTCGCGGGTCGACGACGTCCGGGTCCTGCGGACCCGCCGCTTCGGCCGGGAGTCCGCCCTCCTGGAACTCGACCTGCGCGACGTCGACGGCCACGAACGTCTCATCGTGCTGGGACGCCCGGAACTGGGCGAGGACCCCGAAGACGTCGCCGAGGTGCTCCAGGACCTGCACCCGCGCCTGTGA
- a CDS encoding rhomboid family intramembrane serine protease, protein MGQHCVDCLAESSRSAPRWRNVAGATRAGKPVIVPALIAVNVAVFVLTVVTAGSLNRNFDSPLFGLGALTPVDVADGQLWRLVTSGFLHIGPLHLAFNMFALWVIGREVEAVLGRARFTAVYGVSLLGGSAAVMLLSNPLGPTAGASGAVFGLMGALFVLLRRLRLPAGQVIGVIAINVVISFTLQGISWQGHLGGLVFGAAVTAALVYLGAGSPNRRQVQIASISGLALLALILIGAGVALV, encoded by the coding sequence GTGGGCCAGCACTGCGTGGACTGCCTCGCCGAGTCGTCGCGGTCGGCGCCGCGCTGGCGCAACGTCGCCGGGGCGACCCGTGCCGGCAAGCCGGTGATCGTGCCCGCCCTGATCGCCGTGAACGTGGCGGTCTTCGTGCTGACCGTGGTCACGGCGGGCAGCCTCAACCGGAACTTCGACTCCCCGCTGTTCGGGCTGGGCGCCCTGACACCCGTGGACGTCGCGGACGGCCAGCTGTGGCGGCTCGTGACGTCCGGCTTCCTGCACATCGGTCCGCTGCACCTGGCGTTCAACATGTTCGCCCTGTGGGTCATCGGGCGTGAGGTCGAGGCGGTGCTGGGCCGGGCCCGGTTCACCGCCGTGTACGGCGTCTCGCTGCTCGGCGGCTCGGCCGCGGTCATGTTGCTCAGCAACCCGCTCGGTCCGACGGCGGGCGCATCGGGCGCGGTGTTCGGCCTGATGGGTGCGCTGTTCGTGCTGCTACGCCGGCTGCGCCTGCCCGCGGGTCAGGTGATCGGCGTGATCGCGATCAACGTCGTCATCAGCTTCACCCTGCAGGGGATCTCCTGGCAGGGGCACCTCGGCGGCCTCGTGTTCGGTGCCGCGGTCACCGCCGCACTGGTCTACCTCGGCGCGGGTTCGCCGAACCGGCGGCAGGTGCAGATCGCCTCGATCTCCGGGCTGGCGCTGCTCGCTCTGATCCTCATCGGCGCCGGGGTCGCGCTCGTCTGA
- a CDS encoding peptidylprolyl isomerase encodes MVAVTEPGNAKTTAVLHTNEGDIRVELFGDHAPKTVANFVGLAEGTKDYTGPNASGGDTGPFYDGSIFHRVISGFMIQGGDPTGTGRGGPGYQFGDEFHPDLKFDRPYLLAMANAGPGTNGSQFFITVGPTPHLNRRHTIFGEVADAESRAVVDGIGNTTTGQADRPLNDVVIEKVEIERS; translated from the coding sequence ATGGTAGCCGTGACGGAACCAGGAAACGCCAAGACGACGGCCGTCCTGCACACCAACGAGGGCGACATCCGGGTCGAGCTGTTCGGCGACCACGCCCCGAAGACGGTGGCGAACTTCGTCGGTCTCGCAGAGGGAACGAAGGACTACACGGGGCCGAACGCCAGTGGCGGCGACACCGGGCCGTTCTACGACGGTTCGATCTTCCACCGGGTGATCAGCGGCTTCATGATCCAGGGCGGCGACCCGACCGGCACCGGTCGCGGTGGCCCGGGCTACCAGTTCGGCGACGAGTTCCACCCGGACCTCAAGTTCGACCGGCCCTACCTGCTCGCGATGGCGAACGCCGGCCCGGGCACCAACGGCTCGCAGTTCTTCATCACGGTGGGCCCGACGCCGCACCTGAACCGGCGCCACACCATCTTCGGTGAGGTCGCCGACGCGGAGTCCCGCGCGGTCGTGGACGGCATCGGGAACACGACCACCGGGCAGGCCGACCGCCCGCTCAACGACGTGGTCATCGAGAAGGTCGAGATCGAGCGGAGCTGA
- a CDS encoding S9 family peptidase, with amino-acid sequence MRAAPIPSSRPVPGYAAAGVLAGALGGAGGAAAVCWHYSTVLLHPSGDPGLPERVLAAGDGTVELARTRLVSQPGVWGLRGAAGLSVVGPVLERDRRRVVRELRAGPVPETGAAVLDAGPFDPDPGARGLEFDEVEVPTDLGPAPAWRVAPPSGADGGTWALCVHGRGGTRREALRALPALHAAGLTSLVVSYRGDGTAPAAPDGRSHLGDTEWEDVAAAAAYAVVHGARRLVLVGWSMGAAVGGAFLDRSSHAGRVAAVVWDAPLLDWRRTLRRQARNRALPPSLAGVAALLTERRIGIDLDRFDLVRNPPAVRPPTLLLHSDADTAVPVELSRDLATTAPARGWPVTYREFAGTEHTGSWNADPDGYEAAVTGFLGTVLPG; translated from the coding sequence GTGCGCGCCGCTCCGATCCCGTCCTCCCGGCCGGTTCCCGGTTACGCGGCCGCCGGCGTCCTGGCCGGTGCACTCGGTGGTGCCGGGGGAGCGGCGGCGGTCTGCTGGCACTACTCCACGGTCCTGCTCCACCCCTCCGGTGACCCGGGGCTGCCCGAGCGGGTGCTCGCGGCCGGTGACGGGACCGTCGAGCTGGCGCGGACCCGGCTCGTGTCCCAGCCCGGGGTGTGGGGGCTGCGCGGTGCCGCGGGGCTGAGCGTCGTCGGGCCGGTGCTGGAACGGGACCGCAGGCGGGTCGTGCGCGAGCTGCGGGCCGGACCCGTGCCGGAGACCGGCGCCGCCGTGCTCGACGCCGGGCCGTTCGACCCCGATCCCGGTGCCCGCGGCCTGGAGTTCGACGAGGTCGAGGTGCCCACCGACCTCGGTCCGGCACCGGCATGGCGGGTCGCGCCGCCGTCCGGAGCGGACGGTGGGACCTGGGCGCTGTGCGTGCACGGGCGCGGCGGGACCCGGCGGGAGGCCCTGCGGGCGCTGCCCGCCCTGCACGCGGCCGGCCTGACCTCGCTGGTGGTCAGCTACCGCGGCGACGGGACGGCCCCGGCCGCGCCGGACGGGCGCTCGCACCTCGGTGACACCGAGTGGGAGGACGTCGCCGCGGCGGCGGCCTACGCGGTCGTGCACGGGGCCCGGCGGCTGGTGCTGGTGGGCTGGTCGATGGGGGCCGCGGTCGGCGGCGCGTTCCTCGACCGGTCGTCGCACGCCGGCCGGGTCGCGGCCGTCGTCTGGGACGCGCCGCTGCTCGACTGGCGCCGCACGCTGCGCAGGCAGGCCCGCAACCGGGCGCTGCCGCCGTCGCTGGCGGGGGTCGCGGCCCTGCTGACGGAGCGGCGGATCGGGATCGACCTGGACCGGTTCGACCTGGTCCGGAACCCGCCCGCGGTCCGCCCGCCGACGCTCCTGCTGCACAGCGACGCCGACACGGCGGTCCCCGTCGAGCTCAGCCGCGACCTCGCGACCACCGCGCCGGCCAGGGGCTGGCCGGTCACCTACCGGGAGTTCGCCGGTACCGAGCACACCGGCAGCTGGAACGCCGACCCGGACGGCTACGAGGCGGCCGTCACCGGGTTCCTCGGGACGGTCCTCCCGGGCTGA
- a CDS encoding GNAT family N-acetyltransferase: protein MPRPSNTLADGVVVLSPLGWDDVEPHLAGEDAELVRWLSGGPGTPATVRAHVRRAIDRWADDGPKLSFGIRLDGGTVLAGTIEAELDPLARRAGLSYGIYAAYRRRGLATRAVRLAARYLGERGDVHRISIDVDPANTASIGVARRAGFRFLRHVRDDEGAFDRYELIVRAPVVPAPPPEPRHRGF from the coding sequence GTGCCCAGGCCCTCGAACACGCTGGCGGACGGCGTGGTGGTCCTCAGCCCGCTCGGCTGGGACGACGTGGAGCCGCACCTGGCCGGCGAGGACGCCGAGCTGGTCCGCTGGCTGAGCGGCGGCCCGGGGACGCCCGCGACCGTCCGGGCGCACGTGCGCCGCGCGATCGACCGGTGGGCCGACGACGGCCCGAAGCTCAGCTTCGGCATCCGGCTCGACGGCGGCACCGTGCTGGCCGGGACGATCGAGGCCGAGCTCGATCCCCTCGCCCGCCGGGCGGGACTGTCGTACGGGATCTACGCGGCCTACCGGCGGCGGGGGCTGGCGACCCGGGCCGTCCGTCTCGCGGCCCGCTACCTCGGCGAACGCGGGGACGTGCACCGGATCTCGATCGACGTCGATCCGGCGAACACGGCCTCGATCGGGGTGGCGCGCCGGGCCGGGTTCCGGTTCCTCCGGCACGTGCGCGACGACGAGGGCGCCTTCGACCGCTACGAGCTGATCGTGCGGGCACCGGTGGTGCCGGCTCCGCCGCCGGAGCCGCGGCACCGCGGGTTCTGA
- a CDS encoding dihydrofolate reductase family protein: MSVIHQIFPAGDAGPLSTEQLERLYAYPDDRLRVCVNFVSSADGAVEVAGGSAGLSTPPDRAVLDLGTDLADVVLVAAGTATAEGFTGVKHGGRMDDRRRRFGLAPIPSTAVVTASGRSLDPASPVLTDTLVPTIVLTCAAAPEDLRRSWADAGADVVLTGDGAVDLPVAVAELGRRGLRRINCMGGPALFGGLAEAGLVDELRLTLAPFLVSGEAGRIARGAGMDPARLELVSVVTGDDTLLVRYRVRGAATT, translated from the coding sequence GTGAGCGTGATCCACCAGATCTTTCCCGCCGGGGACGCCGGCCCGCTGTCCACCGAACAGCTCGAACGGCTCTACGCCTACCCCGACGACCGGTTGCGGGTGTGCGTCAACTTCGTGTCCAGCGCGGACGGGGCCGTCGAGGTCGCGGGCGGCTCGGCGGGCCTGTCGACCCCACCGGACCGGGCGGTGCTGGATCTGGGCACCGACCTCGCCGACGTCGTCCTGGTCGCGGCCGGGACGGCCACCGCCGAGGGCTTCACCGGGGTGAAGCACGGCGGCCGGATGGACGACCGGCGCCGCCGGTTCGGTCTCGCCCCGATCCCGTCCACGGCGGTGGTCACCGCGTCCGGGCGGTCCCTCGATCCGGCGTCGCCGGTGCTGACCGACACCCTGGTCCCGACGATCGTGCTGACCTGCGCCGCCGCCCCCGAGGACCTGCGGCGGAGCTGGGCCGACGCGGGGGCCGACGTGGTGCTCACCGGCGACGGCGCCGTCGACCTGCCCGTAGCGGTCGCCGAGCTCGGCCGGCGCGGTCTGCGGCGGATCAACTGCATGGGCGGCCCGGCGCTGTTCGGCGGCCTCGCCGAGGCCGGTCTGGTCGACGAGCTGCGCCTCACCCTGGCGCCGTTCCTCGTCTCCGGGGAGGCGGGGAGGATCGCCCGCGGCGCCGGGATGGACCCGGCCCGGCTCGAGCTGGTCAGTGTCGTCACCGGTGACGACACGCTGTTGGTGCGGTACCGGGTCAGGGGGGCGGCCACGACCTGA